The region ACACCGTCGTTTTCGACGCCGGCACTTTATGGGGCGATGACGCTGTGGCGTCGGATACCGTCTCCGTCGACGCCTGGGAGCCCTATCTTGAGCCCGTCTGAGCAGAGCGTCCCCACCCCTCCGGCCAAGGCGGTGCCTAGTCTTCCCGTCGACGCGGACAGGCAGGCCTTCTTCGAGCCCTGGCAGGCCAAAGCGTTCGCGCTCACGGTGAGCCTCAACCAAGCCGGACTGTTCGCGTGGAACGAATGGACCGAAGTCTTCGCGGCAGCGCTTGCAACCACCGATGCGCCCATGGCCGGAGCGTGGACCGAGGCCTCTGCCCGGGCCTATTATCTCTGCTGGCTGGAGGCCCTGGAGCGGCTGATAGCCCGCCATGGCATGGCGGACGCCGCCACGCTCAAGACCGTCGCCGAAGCCTGGAAGCGGGCGGCGGAGGCGACGCCGCACGGCGCGCCGATCCGTTACGAGGCGCACCTTCCCGAGTCGGGCGGGCCGGGACGGCCCTAGTAGTCGAATTTGTAGTTGAGGCCGACGCCGGTGTTGTTCGCCTGGCCGATATTGCCTTCGACCGTGACGCGCGGATAGACCTCGACCTCGATATTGACCGAGCCCGAATCCGGCGTCAGGCCCTGCGAGAAGCCCAGGTAGACACCCTCGGCGACATAGCGCCCGGCCGACAAGGTACTGCCCGACAGGGCACTGCCGCCGCCCGAGCCGCTTGATTCCGTGTCGCTGGAGCCGACATCCAACCGGTCCAGCCCCAAGGCATCGCGGGCGCCGCCCAGCACGCCGCCGCCGCCCTTGCCCGAGAGTTCCAGCGCCGTCTGGCCCAGGCGCACCGCCTGGCTGGCCGACAGGTTGGAGACCGAACGGCCGAACAGGACGCGGCTGAGCACCTCGTCATTGGGCAGGGCAGGATCGGACGACAACTCGATCTTCAGGGCCGTCACCGGGCCGCTGATGGTGATGGTCGCCTCGACGTCGTCGGCAGGCGCCGAGGAGATGACCTTCAGTTGCGGCGGAGCGGAAAGACCGGAGGGGAAGGTCAGGGACCCTTCGGAAATCTTGAAGCTGCGGCCGGCCAGGGCATAGGTGCCGCGGACGACCTCGAAACCGCCGCGCACATCAGGCTTGGTGATCGGCCCCTGGACCTTGAGGGTTCCGCGCCATTCGCTGTCCAGGCCGCGGCCGCGCACGAAGAACTGGCCCGGCGCCGTGACCGTCAGCTCGATCCGGCCGATCTTGGGGGGTGCTGCCTCGCCCTCCTGCGCGGTCGGGCTCAACGCCTTCGGCTCGTCGGCCGCGGCCTTGGCCGGATCGCGCACCTCGACCACCGGCACCGAGGGCGGAATCTTCGAGGCGATCTCGATATCGCCGCTGCGGATGATGACGTCGCCCTTGATCTCGGGCGCCGTCAAGGTGCCGCCCAGGGCGACATCCAGGTCGCCCCTGGTGGTGGCAAGATCCAGGCGCGTGAAGCGGAAGCCCTGCGCCTTGATGGCACCGTTCAAGGCGAAGTCGCCGTCGGCCAGCCGGCTGCCCGCGCCCGAACCGCTCAGCTTGCCGCCCGAGCCGTCGTCGCCGCTCAAGGTCTCGATGGTCATGCGGTCATTGGTGAAAGCGACGGCAAGGGTCAGGTTGCGCAGTTCCAGGCCCGAGACGCTGTGCACCACCAGACCCTGGTCCAAGGTCAGGCGGCCGGACGGGCGCGGGGCGCCGAGCGGGCCGCTGACGGTCAGGTCCAAGGCCAGCTTGCCGCGGATCTGGTTCTCGCCGATCGGCAGGATCGGCGCCAGCCGCCGCAGGTCGGCATCGACCTTGGCCACGACGTTCATTTCGCCCTTTTCCGCCGGCAGGGGAATGCCGCCGTCGACCCGCACCGGCACGCTGCCGGTAACAACCAGCGTGGCCCCTATCGCGCCGCTGGTCTTCACGTCCAGCCGCGCGGTGTTGCCCGACCAGTCGATCTTGGCGTCGACGTCGATTTCGGGCACATCGGCGGCCGCGATATCGAGGCCGACGGAGGGCGGCGGCTTGATCTTGCGCGCGGCCAGGATCAGGGCACCGGTGTTGCCCTTGATGGTCAGGTCGATGTCGGCCGTGCCGGTGGGCAAATCGGCCTCGCCGGCCAGGGGCTCGAGATCAGCGAAATTGAAGCCCGCAACCTTGATCGTGCCACTGGCGGCGGCCCCCAGGGCCACGTCCCCGGTTATCCGCGCCTGGCCGAAGGCAAGGGCCAGGCCCTTGAGGCGCGTGGCCGCGCTGAGCGAAACCTCCAGCGGCTTCTCCAGGCGCAGCGGCGTGGTGCCCACGGCACCGTCCAGGCTGGCCAGGGTAACCCTTGCCGCGTCGCCCCCCTGGTAGCGCCCCTCGAGGCCCAGGCGCATCTCGGCCGGCAGCTTGCCCGCCGTGGCGATGTCGAAGGCGACATCGTTGAAGCTGGCCAGATCCGCCTTGAGCGACAGCGTATCGACCACCGTCGTGCCGCTGACGAGGTTGCCGACCTCGACCGTGGCCCTGCCCTTGCCCGCCCCCAGCAGATCGTCGAGCGTCGCCTTGGCGCCCAACTGGGCCACCGTGACACCGGCGGCGGCGATGCCGCTCCCCGCCAGCGTCACATCGGCCCCCTGCCCGCCATTGCGCGGCGCAATCGCCAGGTCGACCGCCAGGCGGCCGGCCAGCGCTTGCCCGGCCACGGCGGACAGGCTGCGCAGGTCGGCCGCGGTCAGCTTGATCGCCCCCGTGGCCAAGCCGTCCTCCAGGCCATAGGCGAGATCGCCGGCAAGCTTGGCGCCCAGCACCTCGGCCAGCAGGTTGGACAAGGTCAGCTTCTTGCCGTCGAAGGCGAGGTCGGTCCCCAGCCTGGTCGGATAGGCGCCGCCGGTGGTCAGGTCCAGGCGACCGGTGGAGGCCCCGGCCGGGTTGGGACTTGCCACCAGCACCAGTTGCGGATCGCCGAAGGCGGTGCCGCCGGCCGCCACCCCCGTCCCGTTCAGCTTGACGTCGATCACGGGGATCGTCGCCGTCCCGCCGATCGTCCCGTCGAGCACGATGCTGCCCGACAGGCCGGCGACGCCCAGCCGGGCCAGGTCATCGGCCTTGACGCTCAACACCGCCTCGATGGCACCGCTGAGCAGATCGAACTCGGCCTTGCCGTCGACCGTGGCCGCCGCCGTCACCACCGAGAGACGATCGAGCACCACCGGGCCGGTGTCGCTGTAACGGCCGGCCAGTGCCACGCGCGGCACCGGCCCCAGCAGGTGCGGCAGTTGGGCGTCACCCGCGATGTTCTCGCCGGTCACGGTCAGGTCGAAGGCCAGGTCCAGCGGCGTAATCGGCCCATCGACCTTCACCGCCAGTTGCCCGGCGCCGGCAAGCCCGGCCTGCGGCAGCAGCGAAAGGTCGGGCACCGAACCGTCGATCGCGGCGACTATGGTGGTAAAGCCGTCGGCCAGTGCCGCCGTGCCCTTGAGGGTAACGCCGGGCGCCACCACCTCGATCCGGCCGAAGGTGGCACTGCCGGCGGCGAGGTCGGCTGTGCCGACCAGCATCACACGGCCGGGCCGGAACGCGGGCGGTACCTGCGCCAGGGCCGCCAGGTCCAGGGCGGGATCGATGGTGACCGTGGCATCGATCGTCGCGGCGCTGCCGCCTGCCAACTGACCCTTGAGGGCAAGGCTCAACCCCTTGGCGCCGATATTGAGGTGCCGCAGGTCGATGACCTCGCCGGCCATCCCACCGGCAAGGTCCAGGCTGATGCCGTCGACCGCCAGCGGCGCCAGATCGGGCGGCAGGAACGGGCCAGGATCGGCCTTGGCCGTCAGCGCCAGGGTGATCGCGCCGTCGGCTGCCCGGCCCAGGGTGAGGCGTCCGTTGAGGCCGGCGCCGGCCGCGGCCGCTTCCAGGTCGGCGGCAAAGCCCGACAAGGGGCCTTCGCCCGCGAGGCGGACGTGGATGGGCCGGTCGGCCGGCAGCCCGGCCAGGCGCGAAATCGGCCCGCCCGCCGGATCGTCCAGCAGCAGCGACAGGGTCAGGTGATCGTCCTGCGGGCGATGACGGGCATCGATGTCCAGCCTGGTCGAGACCGCGCCGTCGATGGGCGCCAGGGCCAGGACAACGCCCGCCGTGCCGTCGCCCTCGACCCCGATATGGCCGCTCAGGGCAAACCGGGTCGCCTCGCCCGCCAGGGCCGGGCCCAGAATGATCTCGGGCACCGCCAGGCGGTCGAGGGCCAGGCCCTTGGGCAGTTGCGGCATGGTGAAGCCGGCTTCATCGGCCGGCGGTTCGGGCGCCGGCACGGTCGACGGGGCTGGCAGGCGGTCGAGGGCGATGCGCCGGGCTTCCACCCGTTCGACATGAATGCGGCCGCCCAGCAGGGCCCAGGGGTCGAGCGACACCACGGCGTCGTCGACGGTCAGCCAGATCCCTTGCGCGTCGCCCAGTTCCACCTTGGCCAGGCGCGGCCCGAAGGGCAGGCCGCCAGCCAGGCCGTCCAGCTTGATGGTCATGTCGGGCGAGGAGATCGCCGCCGAGACATAGTCACCCAGGGCGCGCTGCAGTGCGGGAATCTGCAGGGCGCCGATCAGGGCGAGCAGCAGGGCCAGCACGCCCCCCAGCGTGATGCCCAGCCATTTCAGGGTGCGGCGCAGGATGGGATACATGATGTCTCTCCTCGCCCTAGAACGCCTGGCCGATCGAGATATAGATCTGCACGATATCGTCGCTGTCGCGCTGGCCGATGACCGGGGTCGCGACGTCCAGGCGCAGCGGCCCGATCGGCGAGAGATAGCGCAGGCCGAGGCCGGCGCCGCCGAACAGGTCGGCACCGAAGTCGGGCGTCGATTCTTCGTAGACGCTGCCGAAATCGAAGAACGGGACGATGCCGATCTCGGGCGTCACGCGCCAGCGCATCTCGATCCCGCCG is a window of Oleomonas cavernae DNA encoding:
- a CDS encoding nitrile hydratase accessory protein, which produces MSPSEQSVPTPPAKAVPSLPVDADRQAFFEPWQAKAFALTVSLNQAGLFAWNEWTEVFAAALATTDAPMAGAWTEASARAYYLCWLEALERLIARHGMADAATLKTVAEAWKRAAEATPHGAPIRYEAHLPESGGPGRP
- a CDS encoding translocation/assembly module TamB domain-containing protein gives rise to the protein MYPILRRTLKWLGITLGGVLALLLALIGALQIPALQRALGDYVSAAISSPDMTIKLDGLAGGLPFGPRLAKVELGDAQGIWLTVDDAVVSLDPWALLGGRIHVERVEARRIALDRLPAPSTVPAPEPPADEAGFTMPQLPKGLALDRLAVPEIILGPALAGEATRFALSGHIGVEGDGTAGVVLALAPIDGAVSTRLDIDARHRPQDDHLTLSLLLDDPAGGPISRLAGLPADRPIHVRLAGEGPLSGFAADLEAAAAGAGLNGRLTLGRAADGAITLALTAKADPGPFLPPDLAPLAVDGISLDLAGGMAGEVIDLRHLNIGAKGLSLALKGQLAGGSAATIDATVTIDPALDLAALAQVPPAFRPGRVMLVGTADLAAGSATFGRIEVVAPGVTLKGTAALADGFTTIVAAIDGSVPDLSLLPQAGLAGAGQLAVKVDGPITPLDLAFDLTVTGENIAGDAQLPHLLGPVPRVALAGRYSDTGPVVLDRLSVVTAAATVDGKAEFDLLSGAIEAVLSVKADDLARLGVAGLSGSIVLDGTIGGTATIPVIDVKLNGTGVAAGGTAFGDPQLVLVASPNPAGASTGRLDLTTGGAYPTRLGTDLAFDGKKLTLSNLLAEVLGAKLAGDLAYGLEDGLATGAIKLTAADLRSLSAVAGQALAGRLAVDLAIAPRNGGQGADVTLAGSGIAAAGVTVAQLGAKATLDDLLGAGKGRATVEVGNLVSGTTVVDTLSLKADLASFNDVAFDIATAGKLPAEMRLGLEGRYQGGDAARVTLASLDGAVGTTPLRLEKPLEVSLSAATRLKGLALAFGQARITGDVALGAAASGTIKVAGFNFADLEPLAGEADLPTGTADIDLTIKGNTGALILAARKIKPPPSVGLDIAAADVPEIDVDAKIDWSGNTARLDVKTSGAIGATLVVTGSVPVRVDGGIPLPAEKGEMNVVAKVDADLRRLAPILPIGENQIRGKLALDLTVSGPLGAPRPSGRLTLDQGLVVHSVSGLELRNLTLAVAFTNDRMTIETLSGDDGSGGKLSGSGAGSRLADGDFALNGAIKAQGFRFTRLDLATTRGDLDVALGGTLTAPEIKGDVIIRSGDIEIASKIPPSVPVVEVRDPAKAAADEPKALSPTAQEGEAAPPKIGRIELTVTAPGQFFVRGRGLDSEWRGTLKVQGPITKPDVRGGFEVVRGTYALAGRSFKISEGSLTFPSGLSAPPQLKVISSAPADDVEATITISGPVTALKIELSSDPALPNDEVLSRVLFGRSVSNLSASQAVRLGQTALELSGKGGGGVLGGARDALGLDRLDVGSSDTESSGSGGGSALSGSTLSAGRYVAEGVYLGFSQGLTPDSGSVNIEVEVYPRVTVEGNIGQANNTGVGLNYKFDY